The nucleotide window GACGCCAGCAGCCCTGGCTGAAGGCGAGCAAACGGATAACGTTCCACCGCCACCGCAGGTTGAGCAGAGCGCGCCGGCGGCACCCGCCCAGGATCCCGCTGCCGGAACCCCGGCCAACAACGAGCCAGCCGAGTCCAGTGGCGACGTCGCGCCGATCCGACCTTCACAGAATGGCGCCGGCCAGCCTTCATCTGCCGCGAATAACTACGATCTGCCAGTGATCATCATCGACTACAAAGAGTACAAAGTGGGCGATGTGGTGCCGGACGAGTACCGCAAAAAGCAGTACACCATCGTCGAATGGCAGGCGCGTCATCTGCCTGCGCCGCAGGAAGGCACGCACTGGGCTTACATTAACGCCAACTACATCCTCATCACCGACGACAGCGGCAAGATCGTGATGGGTAAATCCGGCGATATCTTCTTTAAAGGTTAAGCGGATGCACGGCGGACGCCCTGTCCGCCGGCACCGGCCGGAGAGGGGCTCTTCCTCTCCGTGCTAAAACCGGCACCGCGCGCTGCGGCGTCGCTTCACTACCTTCCCGTCTTTTTCTCTCGCAAAGGCTTTTCTGCCGGCAGGTGCTTTTGCACCGGCCGCTCTCGTGGCACGCTGTCTGGCACGATCCCTCACAAAAGGAGTGCCCTGTGTCACAGCCAACCAACCTCTATGGACAGCCACTGGGTGCGGCACTGCCTGACTGGCAACCCCGCCCGCAACCGCAGGCGGTCGTTCTCAGCGGTCAGTATTGCCGTCTTGAACCGCTGGATGCGGCGCGTCACGGCCGCGAGCTGTTTGCCGCCTACGCCAGCGCCCCCGACGATCGCGACTGGACGTGGCTGCCGGTCACGCGCTTCTGCCACGAAGCGGACTATCTGGCCTTCGCCCGTGACTGCCAGCACAACCCGGCGTATCTGCACTTCGCGGTGATAGACCTGCAGACCGGGCGGGCCGTGGGCACGCTGGCGCTGATGCGCATTGAGCCGCAGCATGGCGTGATGGAAGTGGGGTTTGTGATATTTTCGCCGCAGCTGAAGCAAACGCGCATGGCAACCGAAGCGCACTATCTGCTGATGCGTTACGCCTTTGACACGCTTGGCTATCGCCGCTACGAGTGGAAGTGCGACAGCTGCAATCAGCCGTCGCGCCAGGCGGCGCTGCGGCTGGGATTTCAGTATGAGGGCACGTTCCGGCAGGCGCTGGTGTACAAAGGGCGCAGCCGCGATACCTGCTGGTACGCTGTGATCGACAGCGAATGGCCGCAGCTGAAACAGGGCTTTGAGCGCTGGCTGGCGACCGATAACTTTTCTCCTGATGGCACCCAGCGCAGTCGGCTGCAGGCATTGCGCGAGGCCTGAGCAGGCGCCGGGCCTCGTGCCCGGCCTGCCTGCATAGCAATGATTACTGCGCCTGCGGGATGACTTTGATCTCCACCATGCCGATCCCCAGCTTGCGTGGATCCTGGCCAGGGATGTTGCCGACGTTGGTCAGCTGTGGTTCCGGCGGCGTAATGATCAGCTGATGACTGCCGCCCGGGTTGGTGAAGTGCAGCGTGGTCGTCGAGAAATCGTCGCTCAGCTGGAGCAGCTGTTCCTGATCGCCCACCCGGACCGGGATCGGGCGGTGCGCGTTGGCACCAAAGGCGCGCGCGGTAATCACCAGGTCAAAACGGGCGGGCAGCGGGTCGACATACTCAATGTTCACGGCCGGGGCGAGGTTGGCGTTTGACCAGCGTCCCCAGCTTTCCGGCCGCGAAATGCCGCTGAACTGCTTCACGCTCTGCGGCGCGCCGGGCAGCGTCAGCAAAAAGCTGTCGGCACGGTAGCGAATGGCGTTGTCTTCCACCCGCATTTGCTGAGTAGTGAGCGCATAGGTGGCGGCGCTGACCGTCTGCGGCGGGAACTGCGCTTTACCCTGCCACACCGGCTTATCAATGCGCGTCACCTGCGGATGGCCGCCGGTCTGGCCCATCGCCAGGCAAAGATCGGTAGAGAGCGCCAGCTGCGGCTGCCACAGCCGGCCCATTTTGAAGCAGCGATCGACCCAGACAAACTTATCGCTGGCGGCGAAGTCGGCCAGCTGGTAACGCAGCGGGGCGGCATATTCGCCTTCCGGCAGCGGTTCCACCTGCTTATCCCCGATGCGGAACAGAATCGGCAGCTTAAAGGTGGCACCGGAGAAGCTGAAGGTGTTCTTCGGCTGATCGATGGTGAAACTGTCCATTTTGTCCGGGAAGTTCCACAGCTGAATGATGTCGGCTTTCCAGGCGGTGATCTTCTTCGCCATGTCATCAAACTGGCTGGAGAGGGAGGCAGAAGAAAGGCTGCTGCGGCCCAGGCCGAGCGCCTTATCGCCACCCAGCAGGTCCAGCACGGTGGCGCCGTTATCCAGCGTGCTGCGCCGGCCGTCCAGCACCTCCGCCTGCGGCTGATCGCCGCGAATGATCATAAACAGATCGCGTCGCGGCAGTTTAATCAGATACGGGTGCGCGGTGTTGTTCATGGCAAGGTGATCGGAGCTGACCACAATCACGGTATTTTTAAACCATGGCGAGGCCTTAATGCGGGCAATCAGCCGCGCCACGTGCTCCTGCGAGCAGGCCACCGCGCTGAAAGACTGGTTGGGTTTGCCGGCATAGCTGTAGCTTTTGCGCTGGCAGCTGCGCGAGATAAATCCATCCGGATGATGGGTATCCACCGTCAGGGTAAACAGGGCAAAGCGTTTTTGCTGGCGCGACAGCGCTTCGTACTGTTTAAACACCTCGTCCATCACCGTATCGTCGTAATAGCCCCAGTTGTTGCGGTAGGCGGGATCGGCGACGCGGCTTTTCAGCTCCTGCGAACCATACAGGTTTTCCGGGTTAAAGCCGTGCGACAGCAGAAAGGTGTCCTTGCCGGCGAAACGCAGATCGGCCCCCTGAATAAACCAGTTCTCGTAACCGGAGTTTTTCAGGATGTCACCCAGGCAGAGCGTCTGCGGATAGAAACTGGAGAGCGAAGCCGAGGCATTACCATCGAACGGGGCAAACAGCGGAATACCGCACTGCGAAGCCACCATCCCGGCAATGGTGTAATCCGTACCGGGCAGCTGTTCGGTGTTGCTGAAATCCATGCTCTGCGCTTTTTCCTGATTCAGTTCCGGTGCCAGGCCAGGGAACGCCTGCGTATCAAAATAGGTCCGCTCCAGACTTTCCCCGTAGATATACACCAGGTTCAGCTTCGGCTGGGCAATGCGCTTCCCGGGCACTTTGTACCAGCTTTCGAAATCCGAATCCGCCAGCCGCGTATGCGAGGCAAGCAGATCTTTCACCTGGCGAAAAGCCGGGGTGGTTTGCACCGAACCGGCTGCGCAGGCGATGGCCAGCAGGCTCCAGCCCAGGTGATGGGGCCGGCGCCGGCGGCGCAGCAGCCAGGAGAGAAAGCAGAACAGCAGGAACAGCGCGGTGATCAGGCCAATTGCCGGCACCACGTATTTACTGACGCCGGCACCGGTCAGGCTGTTGGTCAGGGTATAGAGCACCGCATCATTGATCCCCTCGCCGGTAAAATAGTTACTGGCGAACAGCGTGGCGTTGAGCACGATAAACAGCGTCAGCAGCAGCAGAATCAGGATGAACCAAAAGGTGTTTCGCCCGGCTTTACATGAATAGACTGCAATTGCAGCCAGAAAGAGCACTAACGACAGCAACTCCAACGGCAGATCCTCACAATAGATGACAACGCGGTCCCTGCGCCAGCGGCCCTCTGCGGGGGTTTTGCGTCAATCTATATTGGCTGTCACAGCGCTGCAACCTATCCCGCCAGATTTGTGCGATGCATTGCGGATCGTCGAAGGGCAGTGCAGGCGGCCTCCAGTCCGGACTGGCAGCAACCCGCAGGAAAGGGCGGAGCCGTTACAGTCTGCCGGTCAGGTATTGCACTTCGCCATCGGCAAAGCTCCAGTCACCTTTGCTGTTGGTAATAAAACTGATCATTAAATCATTGCCGCCTACGCCGCAGTTTTCCTGCAGCTCACGCGCCAGTTCTGCCATAAACAGCGTCTTCTGCGCCTCGCTGCGCGGGCTGGTATAGACCCGGACCATCACCAGCTTATCGCTGCGCTCAAAGCCAAGGCCGGTGTCCTGAAAGACCATCTGATAGCTTTTATTTTCATGAACAATCTGATAACGGTCGCGCGGCGGAACCTTAAACGCCGTTAATACGGCACGATGGGCGGCATCCAGTAAGGTGCGAATCTCTGATTCTGAACGGCCCTGAATTACGTCAAATGTCAGCAGCGGCATAAATTAACCCTCGTTTTTGTACGGATGGAAAGAGTAGGATGAAGCACCATGCTGCCGCTTGCTGCCGGAAAGAAAAAGCGCGCTGAAAAAAATGATTATTTATTATTTTGAACAATCCTGATGAAAGACATAAAAACTGATGCCCTCTGGGTGCATTTGCACTGGCTTACGGTGCTGGCAGAACTGGGCAGTTTCACCCGTGCCGCTGAACGGCTGGATGTCAGCAAAGCGGCAATGAGCCAGAAAATTAAGGAACTGGAAGAGATGGCGGGCGTGGCGCTGGTGCAGCGCACCACCCGCAGCGTGCGGCTGACATCGGCCGGTGAAAAGCTGGTGGATGAGCTGCGTGAACCTTTTGCCCGCATTGCGCAAAGCTTTTTCAGCGTACGCGATGAAGCCGGGCCGGTACGCGGTCTGGTGCGGGTCAGCGCGCCGGTGGCCTTTGCCCGCCAGCAGCTGGTGCCGATCGTCGGCGATTTTCTGCGTGAATATCCGCAGGTGCGCCTGCAGCTCAACGTCACTGACCGGCTGGTATCGCTGGGCAGTGAAGGCTTTGATCTGGCCATCCGCCACAGCCAGACGCTGCCGGAAACCCACGTCGCGCTGCCGCTGTGTGAAACGCGGGCGCTGCTGGTGGCCTCGCCCGACTATCTGGCGCGTAACGGTCTGCCGCAGACGCCGCAGGCGCTGCAGCAGCACAACTGTCTTTACTACCCGCGCGGGCTGGAGTCACCGCAGTGGCGCTTCCGGCTGATCAGCAGCGACAGTGAAACCGTGCAGGTAAAAATTCAGGGTAATTTTGCCACCAACAACAGCGAGTCGATCCGCGATGCCGCGCTGCAGGGGCTGGGCATTGCGATGCTGCCGGATTTCAGCGCGCGCGCTGCGCTGGCCAGCGGCAGCCTGCAGGAGGTTCTGCCGCAGTGGCAGGCGGTCGATGCCTTTGCCGACCGCCTGTGGGTGGTGCGCCCGTATGCCGCGCAGATACCGCGCGCCGTCACCACCTTTATTCACTGGCTACGCGCGCGCTTTGCTGATGGATGAGGCCAGCGGTGCGCTGAGCGGCGCCAGCGGCTGCATCAGCATGCCCAGCAGGCTGCTGCGGTTGTAGTGCCCCAGCCGCAGGTTAAAGTCGAGATGCAATTGTTCATTGCCGCTCAGCTTGATCACCGGCGGTGGCGTGTGGGGCCGCTGGTGAAACAGCACGGCGCGTGCAAACGCTTCGCTTTGCCAGTTGCTCAGCCGCTGATAGTAATAGGCATTGGCTTCACACTTGCGCAGATAGAGGTTAACGCGGCGGTATTCGCGCATCGCGGCCTGCTGCGCCAGCGAGCCCAGCTGTTGCTGTGGCTCTGTCATTTTCTGCTGCAGCAGGGCAAAATCGTCGCGCTTCGACAGCTCGCTGAAGTAGTTTTGCTCACCAAGGTGTTTCACCGGGGCATATTGCTTCTGCCACTCGCGGATAAACGGATTGTTGGGCGCGGCGGCAATAAACCAGTTTTCAATCACCGGGCTGAGATAATTTGCCGTAGCGTTTTCGCGATAATAGCCAATTACGTCCATCCCGCGCGCCTGATGCGTCTGGTGCACCCAGCTGAGATCTTCAAATAACAGCGTGCTGCAATCAATGGCAATACCGCCATAGCGCAATAATAACTCCAGCCGAATGACTTCACTTTTTTGCTGCGCGCTTAATTGCACAGAAGTGAAAATAAAATCCGGCAGTACTTCTTTTACCGTGACGCGATTTAATAAATGAACGCGATGGTCTGGATTATCCCGGCGTATTTTTTCAATATTTAACTGCAGCGATTTCGGTAAATATTCATCCTCCCAGTACATCCAGACCTGACGCGGGATCTCGGGCAGTGCCTTTTCGCCAGAAAACAACACGATATTGTCCTCTTCGCTGGGGTCATATTCCGGCGCGCAGAGCGCATTATGCTGTTTTTTATGAAAAAATGTCTGGCTGGTAAAGGCAATTCTTTTCCAGTGCTGCCAGAGCCGGCGCGCTGGCTGGAGACGTTGTTTGTTCATGATGCACCTGATTATTGTGATTATGGGAAGCAAGGGTTCCCTGATGCTGGCGGCTGACGCGCGCTTCTTTGTCCTGACGGCTGTGTGTAAAACGTCCTGCCACTGCTTAATAAAGCATTTACGGCAGTAAGGCGAATACTTTCTTGCGCTTTCAGATAAACCGGAAAAAGCCGGTGCCGCGCTGAAAAAGTTTCCGGATAAATAAATTTATCGGTCCTGCGTTTTTTATTTTACGCGCACCAGGATTATTCCTAATAAAATACCGGCGCAGGCACACCGGCGGCGGCACGGATTAAAAACCTGTGCTGCCGCACAGATTACGCGCGCTGTATTTTTCGCTGGCCTGGCGGCAGAGTTCTCACGGATGGGGTGATTTAGCTACGCTTAAACCAGATAAACCACCCAAGGAGGCACTATGCCGCACCACAAGCGTGGATTACTGGCGGTTGATAAGCAGGGCAACCGCGTCCTGTTTCTCAATCCCGATAGCTTTGCCGTTGAGCAGGAGCTGAATGCACTGCCGCCGCGCCCGCATGAACTCCTGATGCTGCCCGCGCTGGAAAAAGCCTATGTGCCGATTTATGGCGATGGCGTACACGGTGACAA belongs to Candidatus Pantoea soli and includes:
- a CDS encoding glycosyltransferase family 32 protein — protein: MNKQRLQPARRLWQHWKRIAFTSQTFFHKKQHNALCAPEYDPSEEDNIVLFSGEKALPEIPRQVWMYWEDEYLPKSLQLNIEKIRRDNPDHRVHLLNRVTVKEVLPDFIFTSVQLSAQQKSEVIRLELLLRYGGIAIDCSTLLFEDLSWVHQTHQARGMDVIGYYRENATANYLSPVIENWFIAAAPNNPFIREWQKQYAPVKHLGEQNYFSELSKRDDFALLQQKMTEPQQQLGSLAQQAAMREYRRVNLYLRKCEANAYYYQRLSNWQSEAFARAVLFHQRPHTPPPVIKLSGNEQLHLDFNLRLGHYNRSSLLGMLMQPLAPLSAPLASSISKARA
- a CDS encoding tautomerase family protein; translated protein: MPLLTFDVIQGRSESEIRTLLDAAHRAVLTAFKVPPRDRYQIVHENKSYQMVFQDTGLGFERSDKLVMVRVYTSPRSEAQKTLFMAELARELQENCGVGGNDLMISFITNSKGDWSFADGEVQYLTGRL
- the opgB gene encoding phosphatidylglycerol--membrane-oligosaccharide glycerophosphotransferase: MELLSLVLFLAAIAVYSCKAGRNTFWFILILLLLTLFIVLNATLFASNYFTGEGINDAVLYTLTNSLTGAGVSKYVVPAIGLITALFLLFCFLSWLLRRRRRPHHLGWSLLAIACAAGSVQTTPAFRQVKDLLASHTRLADSDFESWYKVPGKRIAQPKLNLVYIYGESLERTYFDTQAFPGLAPELNQEKAQSMDFSNTEQLPGTDYTIAGMVASQCGIPLFAPFDGNASASLSSFYPQTLCLGDILKNSGYENWFIQGADLRFAGKDTFLLSHGFNPENLYGSQELKSRVADPAYRNNWGYYDDTVMDEVFKQYEALSRQQKRFALFTLTVDTHHPDGFISRSCQRKSYSYAGKPNQSFSAVACSQEHVARLIARIKASPWFKNTVIVVSSDHLAMNNTAHPYLIKLPRRDLFMIIRGDQPQAEVLDGRRSTLDNGATVLDLLGGDKALGLGRSSLSSASLSSQFDDMAKKITAWKADIIQLWNFPDKMDSFTIDQPKNTFSFSGATFKLPILFRIGDKQVEPLPEGEYAAPLRYQLADFAASDKFVWVDRCFKMGRLWQPQLALSTDLCLAMGQTGGHPQVTRIDKPVWQGKAQFPPQTVSAATYALTTQQMRVEDNAIRYRADSFLLTLPGAPQSVKQFSGISRPESWGRWSNANLAPAVNIEYVDPLPARFDLVITARAFGANAHRPIPVRVGDQEQLLQLSDDFSTTTLHFTNPGGSHQLIITPPEPQLTNVGNIPGQDPRKLGIGMVEIKVIPQAQ
- a CDS encoding GNAT family N-acetyltransferase encodes the protein MSQPTNLYGQPLGAALPDWQPRPQPQAVVLSGQYCRLEPLDAARHGRELFAAYASAPDDRDWTWLPVTRFCHEADYLAFARDCQHNPAYLHFAVIDLQTGRAVGTLALMRIEPQHGVMEVGFVIFSPQLKQTRMATEAHYLLMRYAFDTLGYRRYEWKCDSCNQPSRQAALRLGFQYEGTFRQALVYKGRSRDTCWYAVIDSEWPQLKQGFERWLATDNFSPDGTQRSRLQALREA
- a CDS encoding RcnB family protein, which translates into the protein MRRTHVTLLSAGLFLGALSLTPAALAEGEQTDNVPPPPQVEQSAPAAPAQDPAAGTPANNEPAESSGDVAPIRPSQNGAGQPSSAANNYDLPVIIIDYKEYKVGDVVPDEYRKKQYTIVEWQARHLPAPQEGTHWAYINANYILITDDSGKIVMGKSGDIFFKG
- a CDS encoding LysR family transcriptional regulator, encoding MKDIKTDALWVHLHWLTVLAELGSFTRAAERLDVSKAAMSQKIKELEEMAGVALVQRTTRSVRLTSAGEKLVDELREPFARIAQSFFSVRDEAGPVRGLVRVSAPVAFARQQLVPIVGDFLREYPQVRLQLNVTDRLVSLGSEGFDLAIRHSQTLPETHVALPLCETRALLVASPDYLARNGLPQTPQALQQHNCLYYPRGLESPQWRFRLISSDSETVQVKIQGNFATNNSESIRDAALQGLGIAMLPDFSARAALASGSLQEVLPQWQAVDAFADRLWVVRPYAAQIPRAVTTFIHWLRARFADG